Proteins encoded within one genomic window of Vulgatibacter sp.:
- a CDS encoding FG-GAP repeat domain-containing protein, with product MRRLVLLLPLLGGGCDLIGFGPEMEGGCFRTDEEGVRREVSCSSLYEDEEPIVAPDLGYQDRRIQLTVAGQHLRLAAGDADEDGSDDLLVAGDVQKLYRIEREMLTGLPLESGEGWSIDGWLAPQVGDVDGDGHLDLFARKWGAELYGSSGLMRGNGAGGFAAPVPLLEKVEALGPAPFSAFERLELSDVDGDGRADLLGLYGSWYFTWARGLEGGGFAQPEAWLEPYDVQAFRPRQRPTFASGDLDGDGRHDVVFGGHGGLVTILGAADGFGATVTSQLGDPGFLHGISLLADVDGDGHLDAVVAPIKEDGYGIPETWVHRGDGRGGFERWQTIHERRAGFGHAADFDGDGRADLFAGMHRNRVEALGWDGTGWKLVFAATGTDDEFLRYVYDIAVGDFDGNGFVDVAWATSIPDDYERCTLEVALVSRDEGP from the coding sequence ATGCGCCGGCTCGTTCTTCTGTTGCCGCTGCTCGGTGGCGGCTGCGATCTGATCGGCTTCGGGCCGGAGATGGAGGGCGGCTGCTTCCGCACCGACGAGGAGGGCGTGCGGCGGGAGGTCTCGTGCTCGAGCCTATATGAGGACGAGGAGCCGATTGTTGCGCCGGATCTCGGCTACCAGGATCGGCGGATCCAGCTCACCGTGGCCGGCCAGCACCTGCGTCTCGCCGCAGGTGACGCCGACGAGGACGGGAGCGACGATCTGCTCGTCGCCGGCGACGTGCAGAAGCTCTACCGGATCGAGCGGGAGATGCTCACCGGCCTGCCCCTCGAGAGCGGGGAGGGCTGGAGCATCGACGGCTGGCTTGCGCCGCAGGTCGGCGACGTCGACGGCGACGGCCACCTCGATCTCTTCGCGAGGAAGTGGGGCGCGGAGCTCTACGGCTCGTCGGGGCTGATGCGCGGCAACGGTGCCGGTGGCTTTGCCGCGCCGGTGCCGCTCCTCGAGAAGGTGGAGGCGCTGGGGCCTGCGCCGTTCTCCGCGTTCGAGCGGCTGGAGCTGAGCGACGTCGACGGCGACGGGCGGGCCGATCTGCTCGGGCTCTACGGGAGCTGGTACTTCACCTGGGCCCGTGGTCTCGAGGGCGGGGGCTTCGCGCAGCCGGAGGCGTGGCTGGAGCCCTACGACGTGCAGGCGTTCCGGCCGAGGCAGCGTCCCACCTTCGCGTCGGGCGACCTCGACGGCGACGGCAGGCACGACGTGGTCTTCGGTGGGCACGGGGGGCTGGTGACGATCCTGGGGGCGGCGGACGGCTTCGGGGCGACGGTCACCTCGCAGCTCGGCGATCCCGGCTTCCTCCATGGCATCAGCCTGCTCGCCGACGTGGACGGCGACGGCCACCTCGACGCGGTGGTCGCGCCGATCAAGGAGGACGGCTACGGCATCCCCGAGACCTGGGTGCATCGGGGCGACGGCAGGGGCGGCTTCGAGCGGTGGCAGACGATCCACGAGCGCCGGGCGGGCTTCGGCCACGCCGCCGATTTCGACGGCGACGGGCGGGCCGATCTCTTCGCCGGCATGCACAGGAACCGGGTCGAGGCGCTGGGCTGGGACGGGACGGGGTGGAAGCTGGTCTTCGCCGCCACCGGCACCGACGACGAGTTTCTCCGCTACGTCTACGACATCGCCGTCGGCGATTTCGACGGCAACGGCTTCGTGGACGTGGCCTGGGCCACCTCCATCCCCGACGACTACGAGCGCTGCACGCTCGAGGTCGCCCTCGTCTCGCGGGACG